One window from the genome of Salvia miltiorrhiza cultivar Shanhuang (shh) chromosome 7, IMPLAD_Smil_shh, whole genome shotgun sequence encodes:
- the LOC130992481 gene encoding early nodulin-like protein 17 produces the protein MLPLQFNRKKLINIANSKMASFMGFRFTTLFLLIITASAPVAITADEFKVGGDEGWRQPASNETDMYRKWAETLRFHVEDSLRFVYKNDSVMVVEKFGYYHCNSTNPASVFKDGNTVINLERPGPAYFASGDPDHCKNGQRLMVEVVTLHPVSRSSPPAPSPSGAGSSSVVPQLLLFYLLVAASIHV, from the exons ATGTTACCTTTGCAATTTAATCGCAAGAAATTGATCAACATCGCCAACTCAAAAATGGCTTCTTTTATGGGTTTCCGCTTCACCACTTTGTTCCTACTAATCATCACCGCTTCTGCTCCGGTGGCCATCACGGCGGACGAGTTCAAGGTCGGCGGCGACGAGGGCTGGCGCCAGCCCGCCTCCAATGAAACTGACATGTACAGAAAGTGGGCCGAAACATTGAGATTCCACGTCGAAGATTCCCTAC GTTTCGTGTACAAGAATGATTCGGTTATGGTGGTTGAGAAATTCGGATATTATCACTGCAACTCAACCAACCCGGCCTCGGTGTTCAAGGATGGGAACACGGTGATCAATCTGGAGCGACCCGGGCCCGCCTATTTTGCCAGCGGCGACCCGGACCACTGCAAGAACGGCCAGCGCTTGATGGTGGAGGTTGTAACGCTGCACCCGGTTTCCCGATCGTCGCCCCCTGCGCCGTCGCCGTCCGGAGCAGGATCTTCCTCGGTTGTGCCTCAACTGCTTTTGTTTTATCTTCTTGTTGCTGCCTCCATTCACGTTTAA
- the LOC130992480 gene encoding hydroxyphenylpyruvate reductase translates to MVATIWRRAAPHLSRASLSRAACSILTNRSHNFSTTTQTPSPSPATNAAAAAKMEAIGVLMMCPMNSYLEQELDKRFKLFRYWTQPKQREFLAQQAESIRAIVGNATYGADADIIDSLPKLEIVSSFSVGLDRIDLLQCKEKGIRVTNTPDVLTEDVADLAIGLMLAVLRRICECDKYVRSGAWKLGDFKLTTKFSGKRVGIIGLGRIGLAIAERAEAFDCPINYYSRSKKANTNYTYYGSVVELASNSDILVVACALTPETTHIVNREVMDALGPKGVLINVGRGPHVDEAELVSALVEGRLGGAGLDVFEKEPEVPEQLFGLENVVLLPHVGSGTVETRKVMADLVLGNLEAHFSSKPLLTPVV, encoded by the exons ATGGTAGCCACAATCTGGCGCCGAGCCGCGCCGCATCTCAGCCGTGCATCACTTTCACGTGCTGCCTGCTCTATATTAACCAACCGCTCCCACAATTTCTCAACTACCACTCAAACACCATCTCCCTCCCCCGCCACCAACGCCGCCGCTGCCGCGAAAATGGAGGCGATCGGTGTTCTGATGATGTGCCCCATGAACAGCTACTTGGAGCAAGAGCTCGACAAGCGGTTCAAGCTCTTCCGCTACTGGACCCAGCCGAAGCAGCGGGAATTCCTCGCTCAGCAGGCCGAGTCGATCCGCGCGATTGTCGGGAACGCCACCTACGGCGCCGACGCCGATATCATCGACTCACTGCCGAAATTGGAGATAGTTTCGAGCTTCAGCGTGGGATTGGACAGAATCGACTTGCTCCAGTGTAAGGAAAAGGGGATTAGGGTTACCAACACGCCCGATGTGCTGACGGAAGACGTCGCGGATTTGGCGATCGGGTTGATGCTGGCGGTTCTGAGGCGGATTTGCGAGTGCGACAAGTATGTGAGGAGCGGGGCGTGGAAATTAGGAGACTTCAAGTTGACTACTAAG TTCAGTGGCAAAAGAGTTGGCATCATAGGATTGGGCAGAATCGGGTTAGCAATTGCTGAGCGAGCAGAGGCATTCGATTGTCCCATCAATTACTACTCAAGATCCAAGAAAGCCAACACAAACTACACGTACTATGGCAGCGTTGTTGAATTGGCATCAAACAGCGACATCCTAGTGGTAGCATGTGCCCTGACTCCAGAAACAACCCACATTGTGAACCGGGAAGTAATGGATGCACTGGGTCCGAAGGGAGTTCTGATCAACGTTGGACGGGGACCCCATGTTGATGAGGCCGAACTGGTGTCAGCTCTTGTGGAGGGTCGTCTGGGTGGCGCTGGACTTGATGTCTTTGAAAAGGAACCCGAGGTGCCCGAGCAACTGTTTGGCCTCGAAAACGTAGTTCTGTTGCCACATGTGGGGAGCGGCACCGTGGAAACGCGTAAAGTCATGGCTGACCTTGTTCTGGGAAATTTGGAAGCTCACTTTTCCAGCAAGCCTCTGTTAACACCTGTGGTTTGA